The Hahella sp. HNIBRBA332 genome window below encodes:
- the phnX gene encoding phosphonoacetaldehyde hydrolase, translating to MSYAYQRFYRGPIEAVIFDWAGTTYDFGSMAPIRAFQNLFAEQEIPITLAEAREPMGTEKREHITRILTMPRVREAWREKYGALASEANIDRLYHAFVPMQIEAIRECARPIPGLMETVAWLERRTIKIGANTGYNRDMLDVLADIAAAQGYRPASNVCATDVPRGRPYPHMSLKNALELGVGDVRACIKVDDTLPGIEEGLAAGMWTVGVTTSGNEVGLSQEDWTALDSASKTVLREQAQERFRRGGAHVIIGSVADLPAAVEYIERWLAQGHGPDTTGLAGVTLTAAGVSLR from the coding sequence ATGAGTTACGCCTATCAACGTTTTTACCGTGGCCCCATTGAAGCCGTCATTTTCGACTGGGCCGGCACCACCTACGATTTCGGCTCGATGGCGCCGATTCGCGCCTTTCAGAATCTGTTCGCCGAGCAAGAGATTCCCATTACCCTGGCTGAAGCCCGTGAGCCCATGGGGACAGAGAAGCGCGAGCACATCACGCGAATCCTGACCATGCCGCGAGTGCGCGAAGCCTGGAGAGAAAAATACGGCGCGCTGGCGAGCGAGGCGAACATTGACCGCCTGTATCACGCCTTCGTGCCGATGCAGATTGAGGCCATTCGCGAATGCGCCCGCCCTATCCCCGGCCTGATGGAAACCGTCGCCTGGCTAGAGCGACGCACTATCAAAATCGGCGCGAATACCGGCTATAACCGCGACATGCTGGACGTTCTGGCGGATATCGCCGCGGCTCAGGGCTATCGCCCCGCCAGCAACGTGTGCGCTACCGACGTCCCCAGAGGACGCCCTTACCCACACATGAGCCTCAAGAACGCGTTGGAGCTGGGCGTCGGCGACGTGCGCGCCTGCATCAAGGTCGACGACACCCTGCCCGGCATCGAAGAAGGTCTGGCCGCAGGCATGTGGACCGTCGGCGTCACCACCTCCGGCAATGAAGTCGGCCTCAGCCAGGAAGACTGGACCGCCTTGGACAGCGCCAGCAAAACCGTCTTGCGGGAACAGGCGCAAGAGCGTTTTCGTCGCGGCGGCGCTCACGTGATTATCGGCAGCGTGGCGGATCTGCCTGCCGCAGTCGAATATATCGAACGCTGGCTGGCGCAAGGCCACGGCCCGGACACCACCGGTCTGGCGGGCGTCACCTTAACCGCAGCGGGAGTTTCCCTAAGGTGA
- a CDS encoding EamA family transporter, producing MTWTALVLVLISAVAHAGWNFYGKKSSPTIAFFFLVTLFGFLLFAPILFAHTQLIAAFDARILLLLLATGLFQAVYLSALAAAYQAGDMSIAYPIARSSPLIIVCLTAFALGQRDSISAQAVVGVALIVGGCLFIPMTRFSDLRWSNYGNRTTAFALLAALATAGYSIVDDAATSQMRGLLDPISGRPWADPLQVSLVYVTLQCLSAALWMSLLIVVVAKERKRLKPLLRHSLARCAGTAAFMTGAYALVILAMAFASNVSYVVAFRQVSIPLGVLMAVVGFKEKLYPPKAAGVFTTVCGLVAVALG from the coding sequence GTGACATGGACGGCTTTGGTTTTGGTGCTGATTTCCGCTGTCGCCCATGCGGGCTGGAACTTCTACGGTAAGAAGTCCAGCCCCACCATCGCCTTTTTCTTTCTGGTGACCTTATTCGGCTTTCTGCTGTTCGCGCCGATTCTGTTTGCGCATACGCAGCTGATCGCCGCCTTTGACGCCCGGATTCTGCTGCTATTGCTGGCGACTGGCTTGTTTCAGGCCGTGTACTTGAGCGCCCTGGCGGCGGCTTATCAAGCCGGGGATATGTCCATTGCGTACCCCATTGCGCGCTCGTCGCCGCTAATCATCGTCTGCCTGACTGCCTTCGCCCTTGGGCAGCGCGATAGCATCAGCGCGCAGGCGGTGGTCGGCGTGGCGTTGATTGTAGGTGGGTGTCTGTTTATCCCCATGACCCGTTTCAGCGACCTGCGCTGGTCCAACTACGGCAACCGCACCACCGCCTTCGCCCTGCTGGCGGCTCTGGCCACCGCCGGATACTCCATCGTCGACGACGCCGCCACCAGTCAGATGCGAGGACTGCTCGATCCCATCAGCGGACGGCCCTGGGCGGACCCGCTCCAGGTGTCTCTGGTCTACGTCACCTTGCAGTGCCTGAGCGCGGCGTTATGGATGTCCTTGTTAATCGTAGTAGTCGCCAAAGAACGAAAGCGGCTGAAACCGTTACTGCGTCACTCCTTGGCGCGTTGCGCGGGAACCGCCGCCTTTATGACCGGCGCTTACGCGTTGGTGATTCTGGCCATGGCGTTCGCCAGCAACGTCAGCTACGTGGTGGCGTTTCGTCAGGTCAGCATTCCCTTGGGCGTGCTAATGGCGGTAGTGGGGTTCAAGGAAAAACTCTATCCCCCCAAAGCCGCTGGGGTCTTCACCACCGTATGCGGGCTGGTCGCCGTGGCGCTTGGCTAG